The following DNA comes from Xyrauchen texanus isolate HMW12.3.18 chromosome 21, RBS_HiC_50CHRs, whole genome shotgun sequence.
TAACAGCTCTATAAGACTTATATTTAAGTGAGGAAATCTCCACTGTGTGATTGTGTATAATTTGGTAATGAATCATGTCATTCTATTTGTGGATGTTTTATGTGTGGAATAAAAAAGCTTAAAACTGCCTTAATTTTATTCCCTTcttttttgtgtatttaatttGTATGTACCTACCAAACAATAACACAGAAAGTTTCTGTCTGCAGATGGctattgtaatttttttcctgATAGTGGTCTGGTTATTGTATTGCTGTGTTATTATGGTGAGGCCAACTGTAAAGAGTTTCAAAAGTCCAAGGATTtctaattatacatttgtttatatgcAACTGAAAGGTGTAAATCAATAAGCTATCTCTCTGTGCACATCCACATCCCATCCAGTGCTTGCTGTAGAGcacaaacgtttggttacgtatataacctccgttccccgagggagggaacgacacgttgtgtcggagaagcgacactaggggtctctcttgagcgccgatattcacctctgacctattgaaaagggccaatgagagttggcagtcagtatttgcataccccacccccgcatacgggtacttaagaggggcaaatacggaagtttagtcaggatttttctgaggagccggaaatggtccggccacaacagtggctcggttcagcgacatggcggaggaaagacacaacgtgtcgttccatccctcggggaacggaggttacatacgtaaccaaacgttccccttctgtcgctctctccacgttgtgtcggagaagcgacactaggggacccattccaatcttgtcatgcgctgaaccgtgtacgtgaaccgccgatacagaggcgggcagggatttcatccagtgccgcgcatcgtctgtacctggctgcacgtacccttccccaatgccccataagaacatcggaatccttctagttaccctaggAGGGGAACAAGGCTATGTTTGCCAAAATGGGAAAgagccagcctggctgggcctcttttctctctatgtttctcgcatagagcaatcacggccggggcccttacacgcatatagggaagggggtcttacccagaccctgcggagaccacacctgccctttttcttggggaggaaaagtggtagacacgtcacacggccgtcttagggctcgtgtggaaagtatggtgcggtggtagatccagcctcgaaagggggggagttgctacagcacggcgaccggggcagctgtaactgcctaagggagacacgggggtccgttcgtaaggggacagaaccatggaattacacacagggggagtccgagcaggaggccttacctgtggagaacctataccagtacagggtagccatcagggtacccacagtggcttgggtctgcgagttcctccgctgaaccgtggacccggagggctggggaggaatcgaccagggtcccgactcggagtggggcgcccggggaagaaggcgcactactttaccttgacgtcaggaaaagggcgctgggcgcaagcaatccatccggccggtcggtctacgtgttaccgagttctacgggctcggacctgaaaaaaacacaagacgcaaccgactcaacgcggaggttgtaaaacctcgcgaaggtgttgggtgttgcccaacccgcggctctacagatgtctgctagggaggtgcccttggccagtgcccacgaggacgcaacaccccttgttgagtgagctcggacccgcaagggtaggggcatggcctgggtgtgataagccagtgtgatggcgtcaacaacccagtgggcgagcctctgtttggagacggcattccctttctgccatcccccaaagcagacaaagagctgctcagagcgtctggtgctctgtgtgcggtccaggtaaatgcgcagggcgcgcactggacatagcaacaaaAGGGccaggtctgcctcctcccggggcagcgcttgcaggttcactacctgatctcggaagggtgtggtaggaaccttgggcacatagcccggtcgcggtcttaggatcacagacgtatctgccggaccaaactccaggcaagtgtcgctgacagagaacgcttgcaggtccccgaccctcttgatagaggcgaagcgatcagcagggccgtcttaagagaggggccctgagtccaattgattcaagcggctcgaagggaggtctctggagtcctgccaagactaccgagagatcccaggagggaactaggcctggccgggagggattcaacctccgggcgcctctcaggaacctgaggatcaggtcgtgcttacccaaagacttgctgtctacaggatcttggtgggcggcaatggcggcaacatacaccttgagggtggacggggacagcctcctgtccagcctctcctgtaggaacaggagcactgacttgatcacgcatctctgtgggtcttcagtttgggaagaacaccaatctgcgaacaagcgccactttagggcgtaaaggtgcctggtagagggggctctggcttggttgattgtattcacaacggtcgccggtaagctggctagctcttccgcatcccatccagggaccagacatggaggttccagaggtctgggcgtgggtgccagagcgtgccccgtccctgagagaggaggtcctttctcaggggaatttgccagggaatctttgggaggtttcctgggaggcaaacaggtctacctgggccttgccaaaccgttcccaaatcagctggaccgactgggggtgaagcctccactccccgccgggcaggcgttgtcgtgatagcgcgtccgctatgacgttgagcttgccggggatgtgagtggcacgcagacttgagtcgctgctggctccataggaggagctggcgggcgagttgtgacatgtggcgggagcgtacgccgccttggcgatttatgtatgccaccaccgtggtgctgtccgatctcacgaggacatgtttgtcccgaactaacgggaggaacttcctgagagcaagaaggacggtcagcaactccaggcaattgatgtgccaacgcagcggggcccctttccaatggcccgctgctgcgtgcccgctgcacacggcaccccacccggactgggaggcgtcggttgtgaccagaacgcgtcgggacacctgctggaggggcactcctgcccgtaaaaagcagaggtctgtccagggtcggagtgttttgaggcaggtgggggtgatccttacctgatgcgtgccatggtgccatgcttgtctcgggacttgagtctggagccagtgctggagtggtctcatatgcatcaaccccagcggcgcgaccgccgcggaggacgccatatgccccaggagcctcttgaaaaattttagagggaccactgtgcctggcttgaaggaagcaaggcagtccagcaccgactgggcacactcgctcgtgagacatgctgtcattgagactgagtctaactccaacccgagaaaagagatgctctgaaccggagtgagcttgctcttttcccagttgacctgaagccccaagcggctgaggtgccggagcacctggtctctgtgtgtgcatattaactctcgagagtgtgctaggatgagccagtcgttgaggtagttgagaatgcggatgccggctactcgtagcggggcaagagccgcctctgcgaccttcgtgaagacgcaaggggacagagacaggccgaaggggaggactttgtactgaaacgcctggccgtcgaacgcgaaccgtaagaagggtcggtgtcgtggcaaaattgagacgtggaagtacgcgtccttcaggtctaccgctgcaaaccaatctagatgctgaacgccagccagaatatttctctgcgtgagcattttgaacgggagttttaacaaggcctgattgaaaacttgcaggtccaggattggtcgtaagccgccgcctttcttgggtacaatgaagggctgtagaaaccttcctcatttcggttggagggacaggctctaccgcgcccttggctaagagggtcgcgatttccgtgtgcagggaactggcatgctcgccgtgtactgcggaaaaacggacgcccctgaagggggcgggagccaggcaaactgaattgcgtaaccgagtcgaatggtccggtgcagccagcgtgatgcgttgggaagcgaaagccacgcttcccagctctgcgctaggggcaccaaagggacgagtattttggacgtacccggtggggcctcgcagcggggcggaacaggtagtgcagcgtcgggtggcttcgttgcggcctgaggcgctgagaatagactcaaagcacttaccttgctccgcgcacccggcagggggcgggttcgtgactgaggaggaggtctgatgctggcgtcctctggacttgtctgaaccggccggccgggggacagtcgtgggcaggcggaaggcgggattgccgcgtccggtgtaccgggactgtcgtaatctgaaagcagattgccgtgagaacggcatttgcgggccaggtgacccagaggcaaaggaaatagctcttttattgagaatgtgggtaccacagggtaaggtggcaaatgaaaaaacaaaggattctcctcccggccctccaccgggtgacagagcggtcttaccacctccggagctaacgtcttcggctctgggtcggctgtctcaggaacgcttgggagccttccgggtcctagagggggttcatgAGACAgagggcgtgcgccgcctgcggggtgctcgccgctggggctgagagctaggcccgggttgaggcggagcaggagctggtttcttcgcagggggacgccctcggcgggcagacggggcggggcccatagcggcaggtctgcggcggggcatgatgtgactgatggcctccgtctgcttcttcaccgcagagaactgttgggcgaagtcctcgacggtgtcaccgaaaaggccaatctgggagacaggtgcgtccaggaagcggttcttatcagcctcaagcatctcgaccagattgagccagagatggcattcctggaccactagggtggccatcgtctgtccgagtgcctgcgctgtggccttcgtcgctctcagggcgaggtcggtcgctgagcgcagttcctgcagcacatcaggatcaggtccaccccgtgcatgtttctgagagctttggcctggtggacttgcagaagggccatcgcatgcagggcggagacagcgtccagccgcactgtaggccttcgcgttgagcgaggatgttgtcctacagggcttggatgggagtacgaggcgaccccgccaggaggtagggctaccggggcatagatggtgcgcaactgccctatcgacctggggaatcgcgctgtatccgtggcgctctccgccatcgagggtggagagagtggagcgggtggcacctagacgagtggagagcggggctctccacgtagacgtcagctcatcatgcacctccgggaaaaacgggactggggggatgcgaggccgtgaacggcgcgctgcccccaggaaccaatcatccaaccgcgaaggctgtggggaggacgtagggttccagtccaaccccacgcttgcggcggcccgggaaagcatgtcggacatctgagcgtcggcctcagcctgggcctgctggccgatgcagcggcgagctcatctgcttctgactcgggaggatagacggccaggccATGAggtgagccgctatcgccgcgagcttggacggggaccagcgagcgtgtcggggaacgggaggttcacgGGCGAAAcagcacccgctgccgcccccaaatcgcccccagcgccaaccgcatcgtcctcaatcccgtgggaagaaggagcaatgcggggtgcagctggggtggcttgccttctgttgaaagcaagtcGCGAtcactaacgtggtcatggtcatgttctcgcagtgagaacatgaaccatccacaaacgccgcctcggtgtgatcgcggcccaaacacacgatacagcgcctgtggccgtctgaagcagagaggcttctaccgcatccaggaacgacacaggggcggaaaggcatcttgaaaaagacgcgtcctgaaaaggacgttcaacgccgctgtgtttgctcttttagagaaatttgctcttttaaggaaatttgctcttttaatacacagtgtgtgtgtgtgtgtgtctgcgctgtcgaagcgctcaggggcaacaatgcacgccatgcaaagtaggagaaagccgctgttgtgcgccgtcaaatccaacagcaggcagatcgtcagaggaaacaggagcgttagtggtgtgtaactgcagacagaccataggctccgaagaaattttctgactaaacatccgtatttgccccgcttaagtacccgtatgcgggggcggggtatgcaaatactgactgctaactctcattggcccttttcaataggtcagaggtgaatatcggcgctcaagagagacccctagtgtcgcttctccgacacaacgtggagagagcgacagaaggggaacagtgtgTCATTGAAGAGTAGAAGTTGAAAGAAAGCTTGTTTCTTTATACATTTGGTCAGAGAACCATTTATTATTGATCTCATCAGAATGGCTCATTTACTCTGCAGAAAAGAGCAACTAAGTATTACGAAATGGAAAATGGTCATTTTTGGGTACTTCAATTTGTCATTCTGGATACTTCAATCCAGCCATATTTCCATTTTatataagtatttttatttatttaattgtttacaaGAATTCTTTCACATTATTTTCACAATGCTTGTAGAGATTTAACTGTGTCTGAATTAATATGCTTATCAATGCAATGTCAATAACATGGATAATAATGCTCAGTTTAGACTCAAAGAGTCACATTGTTTCATGTTTTTCTGGTACTGTATATGGCAGATTTTGGTCCCACTGTGTGGTTACTTGTCATTGACTGTAATTTACTATATCCTAATTGCACAGACAACCCCCCTGGAGAACCCTAAATAGTCTCGCTCAAGTGCACaatattttctgaaataaatGTGCCAAATACATGGACTTATGTCCAAATAAttaacttctaaaaaaaaaaaaatttgaaagaaaTGAAAATGGAAACATACAATACCATTTATTAATTATGATGTATTAGTATTGAGTATTGATGTAAGTATTGATATAAGCTGATAAATATGTGCTGTCtcaaatattgaatatttattgACATaaggcttcttttttttttacatattcggATGTATGCCAGAAGAGGGCAGAGTTGATTGTACATGGTTGGGGCCTGTCCTGGCTTGTTAGCTGTAAAGAGATCTGTTCATCTGTTTTCCTGTTAATTTATGACTATGGTGATAAATCTGATATgcatatttgttaatattagcatTGAAGACCATTTGTGTTCATGAGAGAGAACAACACTGAAGAGAGAGAATCTGACTGCAGATCACTCTCTCAGAGCTCCAGAAAACAGAATAATAACCCCTGTTTCCTGCGCCCCCAATTAATCTACTATGCCATAAAAGTGTGTACTCTTTTGCGATGAAAAGGTGTATACTTTTGACTGTGCAGCAAAAAAGTGTGCAAATAATGGGACATAATATTATGTCTTAAAATTGCGTCTTGAAGCCAAAGTCACCTTGGATGCATAGTTATGTGAATCCTGTCACCATACAACCATATGACCTATCAATCATTCTGTTACTCTATTCATGACATACaggtttatcattttatttttactgtcatTCATTAATTATTccattccataatttttttttccacagcATTCAACCATTCAACTTAAGTTCAACTTGTAAAAACATTGAAGAACTGATGAAGCACCAATGGTCTCACTGCCTACAAAAACTAAGTTTGTAGTTTTTCACTTTTGACAATTGGTAGTTCTAAAGTGAATGTCCAAACTCCTCCTCCATCATGCAAGGGATTGTGGGCAATATTTGCCATCTTGGTCATTTTAGAACACTCATTTCAACATACTTTGAGACACACTAATTCTAATCTTGGATACTATTTAGGGTGAATAGGGTTCTAATTGGGACAAGAATAGTGATTGGTTAATTTGCTATAATGACCTCAAATTTCCCTGTAGAGAGAACAGCACCCTCATTGGAACATATTCACAAAAATGGCTCTGAGAGCACACAATCACCTTTCATAACACaaaataagtgtattttaatgCTAACTTTTATCTTTTTAACTGATGgtgaataaatatacattttcatgatGAGAATAGGTTAAAGTATATGTCTTTCTCTGCTCAAAGTAGTTGTTTTGGACTCCAGGAAAATAAATCTCAACAAGGGCTTTCTGCAATTATCTCCCCAATCACCTGTTGCACGTTCTTTTGCCCCAGGCAACTTAAAGTCTACAAAAGGGGGGATCAGTCAACTCTTCTTTGACAggatgtgctctctctctctctctttgtaagGTTATGGGTTTGATTATGTGGTTGTGGGTGGTGGGATTCATTGCTGAGACAGTCAGAGTGTGGGGTGCAGGTCTGTCCTGTGGTCTGCGGCGCATATCTGTCTCAGAGAGCCTGTACAAAGAGGGAGATGTGATAATTGGTGGTCTATTTCCTGTACACACTGAAGCACCAGAACCTGACCATGCTTACAATCAAATGCAGCGTGGCGCTCGCTGCCAGGGGTGCGTATATTttgagcatttaaaatgtacaaaaagacAGCTGTAGAGCAACTGTTTAGACATCTGATATGTCATGTGTTTGTACAGGCCATTGCTTAGAAATTGTGTATTTAAACTGAAACTGGGCAGATGATATGGAGCTATGTCTACTCAACCTTTAAAGCATATTGTAACCTATTGTAGTCAGGTTAAATCAgtaataataaattgtattttgaatAAAAGTACTTgaataaaatcaattaaattaaatataatcatATGGatcttatttttagattttctgACAaagtatttttacagtgtattctCTGACATAACAGGTTTTCAGTTTGAGATAAAGTCCCTATTTAGGTTATTACTAAAGTGCATCAATTATCCAATACCTTCTAAAATTATTGCAACAGTTCACTTTATATTTTACATTCTCTTTCAGAGTTGACCTTCGTTCATACCGTTGGCTCAAAGCTATGATCTTTACAGTGGAGGAGATTAATCGGGACCCTGTTCTGCTTCCAAATGTTACTCTGGGGTATCTTGTAGCTGACACCTGCCTTGCAGAGGGCACGACCCTGAGAGCTGCTTTAGCTCTGGTTGCAGGGCAGGAGGAGACAGTGTCGGGAGCAGAGTGCAACGGGGCCCCAATGGTGCCTGTCATTATCGGAGACGCCCGTTCCTCGGCCTCAATAGTGGTGTCTGACACACTTGGAGTGTTTGATATCCCCATGGTATAATTAATTTACCCCTGAATTATCcccttaaatgtgtttttatgaagcCATAGGttataaaaattatgattatttgcatattttattttggtAATTTTAGAAAAGTATTGCAACGGTGGGCTTTCAAGGTTTTCAAAAGCTTTCAAAATGTTTcctcaaatattatttaaaacataatttgtggTAGAACCTGTATGATATTCTGTGAATAACGTTAAAATTTGTAGACTGCTAAAGCCCACTTTTGCATTTCTGCAACATTCAGTCTCGTTTTATACAGTTTTATATTTTTGGGAATGTTGTCATTTTCTATCACTAAATATGTTAATTGTGATGTTTATCAAACAAGTGTTGAAATTTTGCAAGAGTGGATACCTAAAGGTCAATAGTGTTCTGTATTTTACAACCGAAATGGGTCCTTTTgcattttatgtttgtgttttccaaGCAAAACAattccattttttaaatttcagtaaaATGCTTCCCTTTTTTACATTTCACCCCCAACTCTTGTCTTCCCAGGTGAGTTACTTTGCCTCTTGTGCTTGTCTCAGTGACAGTCGTAGATTTCACACATTCATGCGCACTGTTCCCAGTGATGCCTTCCAGGCCAAGGCCATGGCCCGCCTGTTGCGCCTGCTGTACTGGACATGGGTGGGTGTGGTTGCAGGAGATGATGAATATGGCAAAAGCGGTGTGCAGCTTCTCTTGAAAGAGCTGGAGGGTACAGGGGTCTGTGTTGACTACCTGGAATTCATCCCTAagtcacattcacaaagcagAATCAGATGGATTGTGGAGAGGATTCAGACTTCCACAGCTCGTGTGGTGGTAACCTTTGCCATTGCCCCAGACATAGAAGTCCTATTCAAGGAAGTTATTGTGCAGAATGTGACCAACAGGCAGTGGATAGCCACAGAGGCTTGGAGCACTTCCATTCAGTCCTTCGACTCAAAGAGCATTCCTCTCCTAGCTGGTACCATTGGCTTTGCATTGCGCAGGGCTGACATTCAGGGTCTTGGTGCTTTTCTTGCCCAGCTGAGCCCTGTGAGGCAGCCAAATGAGCCATTCGTTAAAGATGTATGGGAAGATATTTTTGGTTGCACACTGGAGCAGGACTGGCAGCCTTCATTTAAAAAACCAAAGTGCACAGGCTCAGAGGATGTGGAGAAACATGGGCTTATCTACACAGATGTCTCACAGCTGAGAGTCACTTACAATGTGTATAAGGCTGTATATGCTATTGCCAATGCTATTCAGAACATGATGGCCTGTCAGCCGGGTAGAGGGCCATATGAAAATGGAAAATGTCCTGATATGACCAAAATAAAGCCCAGACAGGTACAGCAGGGAGAAGGAAACatgcatatatttttttcttacacaTAATGTAATCTTGAAAAGCATTAATCgttcaaatttgttcaaaggtttattttgtaattttttgtataattactgcATATGtaattttgtcttaatttttttcttgagCAGCTTCTGCACTACTTAAATGCAGTAAATTTCACAACACCTGTGGGAGAACTGATCTATTTTGAAGATAATGGAGAGCCATCAGCCTCTTATGACATTATGAACTGGCATGTAGATAAAAGCGGAGCAGTGAATTTTGTTCAGGTGGGACAGTTTGATGCAGCCAAAGGACCAGGCCAGGAGCTGAACATAAACCTTGAGCGAGTGGTTTGGGGAGGGGGCTGGAATAACCTGGTAAGAGTCACATTGGACAAAAAATAGATAAATTATATTGCCACACTGTTATTCTGTTATTCTTGTGTTATTCTTATTCTGTTCTCTGAGGAGCCAATAGGGCTCTCTTTCCATGTAGAAATAAAGGGGGAAACAAATCAACAggcaataaataaaagaacagcaTCTGTGCCCTGTTACTTGCTTTGGTCTCACTCTTGTATTCTAAATtctgaattaaaataataatctgAAAATTCGTGTGTACATATGTTTGTTACCATGTGCATCTTCCTCTATAAATCAGGTACCAGTGTCTGTGTGCAGTGCGAGCTGTCCTGCAGGCACTAGAAAGGCTGTAAAGAAAGGAAAACCAGTCTGCTGTTTTGACTGCCTCTCTTGTGCAGCAGGGGAAATAAGTAATGTGACAGGTATTAAAACACATTGTAAAAGcacttttatataattaattaattaaatatatatatatatatatatatatatatatatatatatatatatatatatatatatatatatatatacacacactaccatTCAATattttagggtcacttactcattctatatttttggtatttttttcttcttcacattttagaataatagtaaagccatcacaactatggaataatagaaattgaaatatgggaattatgttgtcacaaaaaaaaaaaaaaaaaaaaaatcaaaactatgttatattttagcaccttcaaagtggccacactttgaaATATActtttggcattttctcaaccaactgcttgaggtatcacactgggatgctttttaaacagtatccaGTTTCCATCTATATGCTGGGTACTTAGTGGCTGCATTTCttcattatttggtccaagtcatccatttaaaaaaaaaaaaaaaaagttttttacaaaatgtttagttttgtaattaaataaatgaatatggtggcacaattatattgttGTCTACAAAActgatttcaaacatttaagcatacgcctgaaacatttcaggcaagtggcCCCAAACTttttaacggtagtgtatatattttattttcttcaagTAACACACTAGTCACCAAAAAaactacaaattaaataataataataattatttaaaacccACCCTATCTATGTGCCATATCTTCATCTATGCCGTAACATTACTCTACAGACTCTTCAGAG
Coding sequences within:
- the LOC127661446 gene encoding extracellular calcium-sensing receptor-like codes for the protein MGLIMWLWVVGFIAETVRVWGAGLSCGLRRISVSESLYKEGDVIIGGLFPVHTEAPEPDHAYNQMQRGARCQGVDLRSYRWLKAMIFTVEEINRDPVLLPNVTLGYLVADTCLAEGTTLRAALALVAGQEETVSGAECNGAPMVPVIIGDARSSASIVVSDTLGVFDIPMVSYFASCACLSDSRRFHTFMRTVPSDAFQAKAMARLLRLLYWTWVGVVAGDDEYGKSGVQLLLKELEGTGVCVDYLEFIPKSHSQSRIRWIVERIQTSTARVVVTFAIAPDIEVLFKEVIVQNVTNRQWIATEAWSTSIQSFDSKSIPLLAGTIGFALRRADIQGLGAFLAQLSPVRQPNEPFVKDVWEDIFGCTLEQDWQPSFKKPKCTGSEDVEKHGLIYTDVSQLRVTYNVYKAVYAIANAIQNMMACQPGRGPYENGKCPDMTKIKPRQLLHYLNAVNFTTPVGELIYFEDNGEPSASYDIMNWHVDKSGAVNFVQVGQFDAAKGPGQELNINLERVVWGGGWNNLVPVSVCSASCPAGTRKAVKKGKPVCCFDCLSCAAGEISNVTDSSECMKCPEWFWSNIERTRCIPKVVEFLSLQDTMGIVLTVLSVTGATLTTTVLAAFFRHRDTPLVRANNSELSFLLLVSLTLCFLCALVFIGRPAPWNCMLRHTLFGVSFVICIACVLSKTVVVLVAFRATLPGSNLMQYFGPIQQRAGILLCTLVQVIICLLWLLMAPPLPTESSGGELGARVILQCTVGSVVGFVLVLGYIGLLAVVCFLLAFLARKLPDNFNEAKFITFSMLIFCAVWIAFVPAYISSPGKYTVAVEIFAILASSYGMLLCIFTPKCYIILLRPEKNTKKNMMAR